In Deferribacter desulfuricans SSM1, the following are encoded in one genomic region:
- a CDS encoding TetR/AcrR family transcriptional regulator, whose protein sequence is MDKRDKIILAALELFADNGYRKTSVAGICKKAGVNIASVNYYFRSKANLYREIFKKAFEIAEEKMPLLKLNNLDIPYEKKLYLFIETVVKRGYSEDESRYLPQLFLHESMQSSGICDDILAEIKSRYRETLFNIVKGITGINDFDRLHLMGYSIMSQCLFLKINPMIQKEIVKNKNDVELIKKLTDHIYKFSLAGLENYKRFE, encoded by the coding sequence ATGGATAAAAGAGATAAAATAATTTTAGCAGCACTGGAGCTTTTTGCAGATAATGGCTATAGAAAAACGTCTGTAGCTGGAATTTGTAAAAAAGCCGGTGTTAATATCGCCTCAGTTAATTACTATTTTAGATCTAAAGCAAATCTATATCGGGAAATATTTAAAAAGGCATTTGAAATAGCTGAAGAGAAAATGCCTTTATTAAAATTGAATAATTTAGATATTCCTTATGAGAAAAAACTATATCTTTTTATTGAGACTGTAGTTAAGAGAGGTTATTCTGAAGACGAGTCAAGATATTTACCACAACTTTTTTTACACGAATCTATGCAATCTAGTGGTATTTGTGATGATATTTTAGCTGAGATTAAGTCTAGGTATAGAGAGACACTTTTTAATATTGTAAAAGGGATTACTGGGATAAACGATTTTGATAGACTTCATTTAATGGGTTATAGTATAATGAGTCAGTGTTTATTTTTAAAAATTAATCCTATGATACAAAAAGAAATTGTGAAAAATAAAAATGACGTAGAACTTATTAAAAAATTAACGGATCATATATATAAATTTAGTTTGGCTGGTTTAGAAAATTATAAAAGGTTTGAGTGA